A region of Moorena producens PAL-8-15-08-1 DNA encodes the following proteins:
- a CDS encoding peptidylprolyl isomerase has protein sequence MTILSRASLEPQEITEFLKREIQLKDVSEKILYQKVINRSAAERNLTVTAEEIQEEADKFRHENRLEKASDTLAWLADNMITSDDWEAGIRQQLLAKKLSKCLFDKDVEKFFGQNRLDFDQILLYQIIVANEKLAQELFYQIEEKEISFYQAAHIYDIDEERRQKCGFEGKLYRWNLRTDIAAIVFGVPIGQVVNPVKTPQGYHILMVERFIPAELTPERYDEILDRLFQDWLNRELNYMLHSDTMVDNVESQTAEALGQ, from the coding sequence ATGACTATTCTTTCTAGAGCATCCCTTGAACCACAGGAAATTACTGAGTTTCTGAAACGAGAAATCCAGCTCAAAGACGTCTCTGAGAAAATTTTGTATCAAAAAGTCATTAATCGATCTGCTGCGGAAAGAAACTTAACCGTCACCGCCGAAGAAATTCAGGAAGAGGCAGATAAATTCCGTCACGAAAATCGCTTGGAGAAAGCTTCAGACACTCTAGCTTGGCTAGCGGATAATATGATTACTTCTGATGACTGGGAAGCCGGAATTCGTCAGCAATTGCTAGCTAAAAAGTTATCCAAGTGTCTATTTGATAAAGACGTAGAAAAGTTTTTTGGTCAAAACCGACTAGATTTTGACCAAATCTTGCTCTATCAAATTATTGTAGCTAACGAGAAACTTGCCCAAGAACTATTCTATCAAATTGAAGAAAAAGAAATTAGCTTTTATCAAGCAGCTCATATCTACGACATTGATGAGGAACGCCGACAGAAGTGCGGTTTTGAAGGAAAGCTTTACCGTTGGAATTTACGTACAGATATAGCAGCGATTGTCTTTGGTGTACCTATTGGACAAGTGGTCAATCCCGTCAAAACTCCTCAGGGTTATCATATCTTGATGGTAGAAAGGTTTATCCCTGCTGAATTAACACCAGAAAGGTACGACGAGATATTGGATAGACTGTTTCAGGATTGGCTCAATCGTGAACTCAACTATATGCTTCATAGTGACACTATGGTTGATAATGTTGAGAGTCAAACTGCCGAGGCGTTGGGTCAGTAG